Part of the Lolium rigidum isolate FL_2022 chromosome 6, APGP_CSIRO_Lrig_0.1, whole genome shotgun sequence genome, CTTGCCTGTGTGCGGCACGGCCTACCCTCGCCAGAGTACGACGGTAGCGGCATCCTGCCTTGGCAAAGTATGGGTTGGAGTGCACGAGGGCGTCGGGTGGAGTGCGGGGAGAGGCGCCGATTTTTCTCTcaatttttctctcttttctatgGATACTTTCCTTTTTTATGTGATAAGTAGGTCCTAGTATATTTTAGCAAATTAGCATTGACAGGTGGAGAATGCGGTGTGGGTGGCGGGCCGAGAGATGGACACAAAGCCCGCTTTGGAGTAGGTTGGTGTTTTTTTCGCGGCGTGGCTTAGCGGGCCTGCAGAAACCTACGGCCACCCTCATCCGGATGAATGGCCCAAATACCTTACTCGCAAACTTGTTATTTTATATTATGATTAAAAATCTTACTATTAGTATATATCTCTACTAATCCGCCCGTTCGTGCTCCTCTGTTCGTcaggaagaggcagaggaggggCGCCGCCGGCGGACCGCGGCAACTCAGGCGATCGTAGGCGGCGAATCCGACCTCCAAGTAACCCACAACTCTCCCTGCCTTTCTTCTTCCCCGCTGGATATTCTTCTCCAAAATCGCAAGGTTGCTATTAGTACCATGGTAGCACCGAGAATAGGATCAAGATGAAATTTCTCTGGTTTCTTCAGCTCGTCAATTCTTCAGTGCCCGCGGCGGAACCAACAGCGGAGGAAAAAGGGTAAAGCTAGGATTGGGGTGCAGGCGAGCAAAAATCGAGAGCGAAATCGTGAGGGGAAATGAGAAATGTGTCGCCTGGGTGCCGGATTTCCGCGCCCTtggccgccggagacgccgcgccgtcGCCACTCGCGTGTCTGGCGGGCAGAGGAGCCCTTGGTCccgcgcgtgtctggcgggaaGTGGAGCCCTGGATTCCACGCGTCTATGGAGTATTCGGATCTCAGAGTGTGACCACGCGGCGGCGGACAGAGGAGCTCGGGGAGACAGAGCACGGCGGCCCTGATCGAAGCCGCATCCCCCACCGCAGCTGGGGTGAAGGTGGAGTTGCTAGGATGCGCAGCGGTGGATCAATCCGTCGTGGTGCTTTGCATTGTTGGAAAATAATTTGGTAGATTTTGGTAGATTTTGTTCGTTCGAAATGAATCACACATACCAAATGTATCTCCGGCAATTCAGGGATTTGTTTAGGCCGAGATGATTTGCTCCCATAAATCTCTGATACTTGGCCATCGCACGCCATGGGTAAACAGAATTGTTTGAGCCCTGGAGGATCACGACTCGGAGACTCGATCAGGAGAAGAGTAGGATCACCCTTCGGACTCCCTTTGTCCGTCGGACTCCCTTTGTTTCTACTCTTGTAGTAGAATAAAAAACTCTCCAACGACCACAGCCGTTTCCTGGCGGTATCTCTGCAACCGAGAGCTTGATTTCGATCCCTGGATTTGCTCGCGTCCAATTCCTCTTATTACTAGACAAATCCTCTCGACCTCCCTGATGAAACACCATTGTACGGACCACCCGATCACCAAAACGCTGACACCGTCTTACTCGACCCTCCGTAGCCCAAGCCGTTACAGGTTACTTGTCCTCCCTCgtccctctctctctgtctctaacTTATGGTTCATTGATCAAACGAGATACCTCTGCATGTCTATCATCTAAGTTCTGACCCTCGTGATCCGTTTGTTAATACCAAAATAAGAAACTCTACCTTGTTAATTTTCAGGTTAACAATGATCAACCATACAGTGTGCAAAATAACTTCCTCAAATCATATCAGTGGGAAACCAATCTTTAAGAAAGCGAGGCCAAACGTTAAACTGGAAGACCTTCCACAGGTATGTCAAATTTTCTTTTCGGTGTTAATTCTGTATAGATGAAACCTCTAATCTTTTGACGCAGGATCTGCTGTGCACCATATTATCGAAGTTGCCTGCGAAAGAGGTTTCAAGAGCTACTATTTTATCAAGCAATTGGAGATATATCTGTGCTATTTGCTGCTACAAATTATGTTTCGCTGGTGCTACCGGGTGTTGCCGTGATACTTTTGAAAGAAAAGAATACCTCCAGTACATGCAGAAGTTCATCGATAATGTCAATACAATCGTGCAAAAGTGTCGTGGCAAGTTCCTTGAAGAATTCCATGTCAGATTCGAGTTTGATGCAATGCTGGTTGATCCTCTAAATAAATGGGTTAATTTTGCGGTATCATCACGGACAAAGAGCATAGCTGTCAATTTACGACCTATTAACAAGAGACGTACAGATGTTGATCGCTACGCATTTCCTTTTCACCTTTTGGATAATGGAAGCAACATGTCTCATCTGCAGTGTATACAGCTTAGCTTTGTATCTTTGAGACCACCATCTGAATTCAGAGGGTTCCCAATCCTGAGAAAGCTTGATTTGGAGTTTGTGGATATCGCTCTAAAGGATCTTCAAGTTATATTGTCCAATTGCTATAATCTTGGATGGCTGAGCTTAGTCAGATGCTTCCTGAATGGCGAACTAAAGTTGGATCGTCCGTTGTCCCACCTTCGACACCTAACAGTTGTATACTGTAGGGTGACCAGGATAGAATTTCATGTTACGAAGCTCGTTACCTTTGTATACGATGGACCCATTGTTCCTATTTTCATTAATCAAGATTCTAAGCTTGAAAATGCACATATATGTTTTGACAAGACAAATTTTCAAGATGGTGCCACTTCACTCCTCAATGGTATTCCGAGCGTTCAAAATCTGACACTAAAAATTTTCGACCAGCGCTTAGAGGTTTGCTCCTGGATTTCTATTGAATTTACCATTAAATTTATGTAAACATCATCTTGCTGATCATGTTTACTCTTTTTTCTTGCAGAAGGAATCACTGTTGAATAGCCCAGGCAAGTTATCCCGTCTTAGGTGCTTACAGTTGGTAATGGGATTAGGAGTTGAAGATACCGACAAACTTTCTCATGTAGTTTCCATTCTGAGGGCAGCTCCGCTTATCGAGAAGTTGGAGATCAATGTAAgtactttttttttgacaataaTGTAAGTACTTTTCTCGATTCTTGTGTCCCATTCTATTTGCTTTTAGATTCTACCTTGTCTCTGTTTGTCATTGTAGCCTGCTCTTCACTTCTTTTTTGTCATAGGCAATTGAGTTGCACATTAAAATTCGAGTGGGACACATATCGTTCTGTACTCCTTACATATATACTACATGTTTGAATCCTGCAGTTTTCTCCCATTACTCACATCTGTTTTGCGGACAAGGGTGCTTTGGGCAAGCAGCACCTTCAGCTGTGTGAATATAATTATCTGAAGAATATGCATATGACAGCATATAAAGGAACAAGAGGTCAACTTGAATTTCTTCTGCATGTTGTGGAAAATGCCCCTGCGCTGGAGGAATTAATTGTGGACACTGCTATACGGGATTACGAAGATCAATACGCAGGCCTATATTGCAGAAAGAAAGCATGCGCAGAGCGCGCTGTGCAGCATGCTAGATCTTGTCTCGGTGGAAAACTTTCAGCAAAGGTGAAACTTTGTGTTATGTAGGTAGGGCTGCTTTAGTCAGCAAGTTTGTGCAATTGTCCAAGGGCTGTTGTGCCTGTTTCTGTTGAAAAATTGCGCCATCTCTATGTGACGCTGTGAGAAGTATTTGTGAATGAAACAAGTAATATGGCTATGGTAGCTAGTTTGGCTAGATAAAGAAAGAAGTTAGTTTCCACCTGCGCAGATTTGAAGCAGCCTAGGTGACACGTTCTATTTCAGCCTGTTTGGcaattttagagcatctccagtcgcgtcccccgaaCAAAATCGCGTCGGATtgaacgtttgggggacgtgtttctttcgttttgggggacgctgctccccagccgcatcccccaaacgccgcctcaaacattaaaatactcttttttattttttttgcatttttatttcaataaagagaagtaatattccacaaactaatacataattgggaacgtggtttacacgaagacataatttggaacatggtttttcacaaactaatacatagtttgaaccatggtggacacaaatataaaatattgcaaaaaaactaaacctaactaggccgtgcatcgaaggtttcctgtgttcgctaataagaaagaacactcgagggcacacccagtcacccaaactggaaaatccagcgggagatggtgcccttgttggttctaccgaggacgaacagacagaaacctccgtgcacgtattcgctgcgaagaaacaacactcttcatcagtcgtcctcctcgtcggtgttgtcgccgtggtagtcccggcggcagcgtgtctcgtcgaagaccttgacgcccaTGTCCCTGtctccaaagtaggagaacaggaggatgaagccggcttcgaggttgtGGTGGTGCGCGAACTTATCCCAGCcgatgtgcaggtacatcttgccgcacgcgtcgtagatcacgtcgacgatccaccggtagtagccgcactgtaacatcccaaatttgaaaacaaagaagaaaatgaatttcacttatttcaaattttggagccaacaaaaactttaatggAACCACTTGATATGCATAGTATTCAAGTATGTATGATGTGATTTTTGCCAtgatagtttgtttgatgaattgaacatgtttctaaaccctaaaccctacccttttcaacaccaaagaggaacaaataaaaaagaaaacaaaagaaaaggaaaagcatatgtgggcatatagccataattacaaatcttgacctatgctatTTTTTACTTTAGCTAAATGATTTGAAATCATTACTAAACCCAATCTAACACTAAatgaaccctaaaccatgcctaagtgaatcaaagagaaacaaataaaaagaaaagaaaaaaaagaatagcaactcatatgagcctatggctatttttgtaaatctttaacctaggccattttaccatgtgccaatggtttggaaacataactaaactcaaaataataaaatttgaatcaaagaaatgcaaaaaaaatcaaaagaaaaatcgaaactcactcacatatgataatggtcaaatttgccaattttaacatcttacctactttgagcctctattTTAAGAGATTTCTaatctagacttgctcaaatctttgcacctcatccaagaactcatcaagAGGATCATCTTTGGTAAAGATCAACCTTACAAATTCTTTGTCAATTCCTTAATTTAATCAAGCAAAGATGCAACAATGAAATAGATTCAAGATCATGCCACATTTGGATTTTTCCAAATCAACTCCCCTttgcaaaccaagaccaccaaaaTGTGCCAAAAATTAGTTGAATCACATCCACCAAagagtttggcaaaattcaaaaaattggttattgcggccatttcatcgaacaccttgtgtgccaaATTCTGCCAACCCTAGACATGCTTATACCCAGCAGATTTTGACCTAAACCACCAAGCCTAGGTCATCACCAGCTCACTCTAGCACCCAGTAAACAttgccaagcaccagagacagGGAAAGTACATGATTTCATCATGTACCATGGCCATGTCGTGGTGGCCATGTCACCACCATGCCAActctcctctcctctcacttCTGCCGTGCACCACCTTGTCCTGGAGACGCACCACACTTCCCTGGTCAcgcctgtacccgccgttggCCAAGAGGAGCTCTGCCCAACCTAGAACGCGACGCGCCCAGGACACCCAGAACGTGCCAACACGTGCACAGGCATGTCACTGGATGCGCCAGAGCACGACGCCGCCTCGTCGCGCCAGCCCTCCGTTTGACCCCAGCTTCTGCCAGGAGACGCGCCACGCCACCAGCTAGCCGCCAGACACGCTCCCTCTCGCTCCCAGGCCCTATCGccaacgccatcgtcaccgtcctccgccacggtactgtgatgtctacgcacgcttctattcctgtagacagtgttgggcctccaagagcagaggtttgtagaacaacaacaagtttcccttaagtgaatcacccaaggtttatcgaactcagggaggtagaggtcaaagatatccctctcaagcaaccccgcaattaagatacaagaagtctcttgtgtccccaacacacctaatacacttgtcggatgtataggtgcactagttcggcgaagagatagtgaaatacaagtaatatggatgattataagtagtaattgcaatctgaaataaaaatggcagcaagcaaacatgtagcagaacttgttggaaacggtggttcaatgcttggaaacaaggcctagggatcatactttcactagtggacactctcaacaatgatcacataattggacaattagataacttctcttcacttgtgctactctgaattactctcctattggaatcactaatcacgtagcggctacaaaagctccactcaaagttcatcaagtacttgacaaacacctttcatagggatatcctcatcaaatcataatccaagataatactattgcaatttagaccgagtactaacacatcatacacactgtcaacaataactatgaaagggggaatagatcacatcaatactatcatagtaatagttaacttcataatccacaagagattacaatcataacctatgccaagtactacatgatgcacacactgtccactttacatcatggaggaggaatagactactttaataacatcactagagtagcacatagattaatagtgatacaaagctcatgatcacataaagatcacaccatgggagagagagatgaaccacatagctaccggtaaagccctcagcctcgggggagaactactccctcctcatcatgggagacagcaacagcgatgaagatggcagtggtgtcgatggagatgactccgggggcaattccccgtcccggcggcgtgccggaacagagacttctgttccccgaaacttgtcttcgcgatggcggcggctacggaactcttcgtggaatatgacttattattttagggttttcgcgacggggagaatatatataggcgaaggggcgatgtcggtggagtcccgaggggcccaccccatagggcggcgcggccaggggtggggccgcgcccccctagggtgtggccgcctcgtggctcctcttcgtctcctcttcggtgttctggaagcctaagtggaaaataagaccgtgggcttttgtttcgtccaattccgagaatatttcctgtgtaggatttctgaaaccaaaaacagcagaaaacaggaactggcgcttcggcatcttgttaataggtgatggtgcgtgagacacacgtccgttgggaaccccaagaggaaggtgtgatgcgcacagcagtaagttttccctcagtaagaaaccaaggttatcgaaccagtaggagtcaaggagcacgtgaaggttgttggtggcggagtgtagtgcggcgcaacaccagggattcccgcgccaacgtggaacctgcacaacacaatcaaagtactttgccccaacgtaacagtgaggttgtcaatctcaccggcttgctgtaaacaaaggattagatgtatactatggatgatgatgattgtttgcgaagaacagtaaagaaaaagtattgcagtagattgtatttcagatgtaaagaattggaccggggtccacagttcactagtggtgtctctcccataagataaacagatgttgggtgaacaaattacagttgggaaattaacaaataaagaaggcataacaatgcacatacatatatcatgatgagtactatgagatttaatcagggcattacgacaaagtacatagaccgctatccagcatgcatctatgcctaaaaagtccacctttaggttatcatccgaaccccttccagtattaagttgcaaacaacgagacaattgcattaagtatggtgcgtaatgtaatcaacacaaatatccttagacaaagcatcgatgttttatcccaagtggcaacaagcacatccacaaccttagaactttccgtcactcgtcccagcatttaatggaggcatgaacccactatcgagcataaatactccctcttggagtcacaagtatcaacttggccgagcctctactagcaacggagagcatgcaagaacataaacaacatatatgatagattgataatcaacttgacatagtattcaatattcatcggatcccaacaaacacaacatgtagcattacaaatagatgatcttgatcatgataggcagctcacaagatctaacatgatagcacaatgaggagaagacaaccatctagctactgctatggacccatagtccaggggtggactactcacacatcgatccggaggcgatcatggcgatgaagagacctccgggagatgattcccctctccggcagggtgccggaggcgatctcctgaatcccccgagatgggattggcggtggcgtctctggaaggttttccgtatcgtggctctcggtactggggtattcgcgacgaaggctttaagtaggcggaagggcaggtcaggaggcgtcacgggggccccacacgctagggccgcgcgggcccctctaggccgcgccgccctagtgtggcggcgcccgtggccccacttcgtatctcctccggtcttccggaagctttgtggaaaaataggcccccgggcgttgatttcgtccaattccgagaatatttccttactaggatttctgaaaccaaaaacggcgagaaaacaacaaccggctcttcggcatctcgtcaataggttagtgccggaaaatgcataataatgacatataatgtgtataaaacatgtgagtatcatcataaaagtagcatggaacataagaaattatagatacgtttgggacgtatcaagcatccccaagcttagttcctactcgccatcgagtaggtaaacgataacaaagataatttctgaagtgacatgctatcataatcttgatcatactattgtaaagcatatgagatgaatgcagcggttcgaagcaatgatgaagataatgagtaaacaaatgaatcatatagcaaagacttttcatgaataatactttcaagacaagcatcaataagacttgcataagagttactcataaagtaataaattcttagtagaaagctttgatacaacacaaaggaagatataagtttcagcggttgctttcaacttcaacatgtttatctcatggataattgtcaacacaaagtaatataacaagtgcaataagtgtaaacatgtaagagtcaatgcacacagttgatacaagtgtttgcttctgggatagaaagaataggtaaactgacttaacaataaagtagaagataggcccttcgcagagggaagcatggattactatttttgtgctagagcttttcattttgaaaacaagaaacaattttgtcaacggtagttattaatcatatgtgttatgtataagatatcctataagttgcaagcctcatgcatagtataccaatagtgctcgcaccttgtcctaattatcttggattaacatggattatcattgcatagcatatgtttcaaccaagtgtcacaaaggggtacctctatgccgcctgtacaaaggtctaaggagaaagttcgcattggatttctcgcttttgattattctcaacttagacatccataccgggacaacatagacaacagataatagactcctctttaatgcataagcattcaacaacagttaatattctcataagagattgaggattgattgtccaaactgaaacttccacaatgaatcatggctttagttagcggcccaatgttcttctctaacaatatgcatactcaaaccatctgatcatgaaaatcgcccttacttcagacaagacgaacatgcatagcaactcacatgatattcaacaaaggtgtaaaagttgatggcgtccccagaaacatggttaccgctcaacaagcaacttattaagaaataagacacataagtacatattcttcaccacaatagtttttaagctatttttccaatgagctatatattgcaaagacaaaggaatagaattttaaaggtagcactcaagtaatgtactttggaatggcagagaaataccatgtagtaggtaggtatggtggacacaaatggcatagtttttggctcaaggatttggatgcacgagaagaattcctctcaatacaaggctaggctagcaaggttgtttgaagcaaactcaagtataaaaggtgcagcaaagctcacatatgaacatattgtaagtattataagactttacattgtctccttgttgttcaaacaccttaaccaaaaaatatctagactctagagatcaatcatgcaaaccaaattttaacaagctctatgtagttcttcattaatgggtacaaggtacatgatgcaagagcttaaacatgatctatatgagcacaacaattgccaagtatcacattattcaagacattataccatttaccacatgcggcattttccgtttccaaccatataacaatgaatgaagtagttcaactttcgcaatgaacattaaagataaagctaagaacatatgtgttcatacgaaacagcagagcgtgtctctctcccaaaca contains:
- the LOC124663810 gene encoding F-box/FBD/LRR-repeat protein At1g13570-like encodes the protein MKHHCTDHPITKTLTPSYSTLRSPSRYRLTMINHTVCKITSSNHISGKPIFKKARPNVKLEDLPQDLLCTILSKLPAKEVSRATILSSNWRYICAICCYKLCFAGATGCCRDTFERKEYLQYMQKFIDNVNTIVQKCRGKFLEEFHVRFEFDAMLVDPLNKWVNFAVSSRTKSIAVNLRPINKRRTDVDRYAFPFHLLDNGSNMSHLQCIQLSFVSLRPPSEFRGFPILRKLDLEFVDIALKDLQVILSNCYNLGWLSLVRCFLNGELKLDRPLSHLRHLTVVYCRVTRIEFHVTKLVTFVYDGPIVPIFINQDSKLENAHICFDKTNFQDGATSLLNGIPSVQNLTLKIFDQRLEKESLLNSPGKLSRLRCLQLVMGLGVEDTDKLSHVVSILRAAPLIEKLEINFSPITHICFADKGALGKQHLQLCEYNYLKNMHMTAYKGTRGQLEFLLHVVENAPALEELIVDTAIRDYEDQYAGLYCRKKACAERAVQHARSCLGGKLSAKVKLCVM